The sequence below is a genomic window from Maylandia zebra isolate NMK-2024a linkage group LG18, Mzebra_GT3a, whole genome shotgun sequence.
AGTAAGAAAGCGCACACAGCAGAGCACTCACCTCGTCTATGTACACTGGCTCCTGTTCGGGCTCTATGGTCTCTACCTGAATGTCCTCACTGAACTGTACTGTCTTTTTCTCCGTCTTCACTGTGGGTTTTCAAGCAGCCGTAGATGCAGcaggagaaaaacaacacaacagtgGCAGTGGTCAGCAACGCGAACGTAAGAGATAAGAACAAACTAACTTAATCACCTGTAATGCTCTGATAGAAGCatgcagcacaggaacagataTCAGATAAAAATAGAAGTTACGAGCTGataaaagtttttctttaactCGAATTACAAGAAACGGTGGCACACAGCATGAAGGCAGTAGAAGTGCAACAGCATGATGTACATACCCAGTATGCAAACCCACAGAATCAACAATATGACAAAGCCATACAATCATCaagcaataacaacaaaggttatCTTAACCAACAAAAAGTGGATGTGATGAAAAAGCCAGAAAACTCCCAAGAATAAATTTTTAAGACTACACATTTCTGTGGAAACAATGAATTAGATAGAACAGAGCATCAAGATACCAACATATGAATATGAATGTTGCATTTCAGAGGGCTCTGTAATTATACCAGAAAAAGATTTGGTACATAAGAAAAGAGTATCAGCAGGAGAAAGTGCTGATCACACACTGCTTGAACTCCTTCCCAGAAATTTAGGCAGTGTTATTTTTTCAGTACCTATTTTGTGTCTCTTACTGCACTCTGCTCTCTGGATATCACACTCCCAGATCTATAAAGCAATGCTGCTAATGGACTAAATGGGCTCCCAAAGAAACAGCAATGATTCAAGTGTGTGTACTCACTCATCTCAGGCTCTGCAGTGagatcagcagtgacaaagttGGAGGGAAACAGCCCCACCCCCTGATATGTTTCCCCTTTCCACCAGTTTGGGTCACtgggagaaagaaaacaaaaagtccaTTCATTTATGAGAAAAATGTTGCCTTTAGTAACTGAATTTAATCCTTAATAATTTCATTGGCATTTTACAAAGTCATGTCCAGACCTCTTTAAAGCATGAATACATAGATGTGatgtttaaaacatatttttcttttgagttCATGGATTCTGTGCTTTTCTAAAGAGCATTTCAAAAAGGCTTCAAAGAGAACAGCCATCCAAATAAGAACGTAGCATAGTCCCAGGAAATCTGCTCACTATTATATACTGAAAGTCCTGGTTTGTTGTGTGCTCttgattatatttgtgtaaAAGTTCACCTATCGTCCAGGATAGTGATGATTTCTCCCGACTTAAAGGTGAGCTCATTGTCCTCTGCAGCCTCAAAATCGTAGATGGCACGGACTTTTCTGCCGTCAGACTTGTGTGAGGAGAGCAGGGTGGAGGTGTTTGGGTAAAGACTCGACATTGAGGTCTGCGGTTGCTGACGCTGCTCCTTCAGAGACAACTCGATAGCTGCACACAAGAGAGATAATAAGATAATCACaagagtgtgattgtgtgtttgcCCTTGAAAACCTTGTGGAACATCTGCAATTCATTAATCCACAATAACAGGGGGAGTTTTGCAAAGCCAATAAACAAcagttaaaatgtgtttaatgaaCATGCTTCTAATGCATTTCTATGTGTGTCTGAATATTAAAAAGAGTATTTATACAAGAGtcctttacaaaaacaaaataaaaaaatggtcCAGTGCTCTGATTATCTGATAGAGTCCTCTTTACCTTTGGCcaaatcctcctcttcttttttgtttgttgatgTGGAGGGATCCTTTGCCACTAAAGCTGGGCTTGCTTTTGCTTGCTCAGCAGCCTGTGAAGACAATAATCATGTGCTTCACATAAATAATGACTTACACTCATGActcaaaagaataaaagaacgTGGATGGATTTTGAGCAAACCAAGAGAGATACTAGCATTACAAATAGAATGAGCCGGAACTTAAAATTCTGATCTTAACCACTAGCGCTGCAATGATTCGTCGGCATAATTGATGACAGACTATAAAAACATGTCGACGTGGAATTTTAAAGGATTTCCCAAAAAACAAAGTTGAATGCAGACTGTCAAAGCAGAGCTTTTCCTTCCACAGCAGCACGACTGCAGTGCACCAGAATGTAAAACGTCAGCAATCTGGAGCTGTGACGTCAACTCTGAGTGGGTCAGTTTTAGAGAGTTAAGTTAGTGTGTCGCTTTGATACCTTGTTTATATTAATGTTTTGACAGTAATGTTTATGTTAGCTTACCTGTCGTAAGGTAAAGATGATGCTTGTTGAGCGAACATCATTTCAGTTTTGTTAGCTAATGAGTGAAATGCGATAGTAAACCATTAAACAGGAGTCGCTACACTGTCtgctagtttttgtttttctcacatTAATATTAGCGTTTATTCTGAACAGTAAACATTTTCCAACTTACGTCAGGTACGTATCCACTGCAATTGTGGGGGTGGGGTATAAACCACCATACTCATATACCAACCTGGGAGCCCACAGCAGGGAACGTGACACCCTGTTCCCGTAAATTCTTGATCATTGCTGAGATCAGACTGAGCTGCGGATCATTGCGGAAGTCTTCCGCCCACTCCACCATCAGGGCCTTCAGCTTCTCGCAGACTTTGGGGTGGCCCTGGAGAACACGCATTAAAGCATTTTATGCCAACAGGGATCAAAAGTGAACCTTTTTGAAGAAATCCCACATAGTTAATGTGGCTTATTTGGACAACACACAAGAAAGTGAAATTTACCACACACCTTGTTTAAGACATTACTGACTTCACTGGCAAACTCTCTGGAGCACACCTCCAAGTGGAAAATTTTCCCACAGTTTGAGACACAGGCACCGAGAAGCTGCGAAGACAAAGTGTACATCCTCTTCATGAACCTCATGAAGTAAGTAAACACCTGAAATACTTTTGACATACGTAATTTATCACTTATAAAAGAGTAAATGTGGTTACTTTATTAGCTTATAGCTTAGTGTCATTTAAGAAATAAGTTatcaaacataaacaaaacatggcTGTTTGTTAAGAGTCTGCTTACAGTCAGTGCCTGCATGGCTACGTGAGGGTCCTTGTGGTTCACTCTTCTCATTATAGAGCGGAGGCATTCTTTGGGCCTGGAACAGAACAGCACAACTCAAAGGTTTGAGAAGGTTAAGCTATATTAAGCTCTTCTTTTAAACTTCTTTAGACTTCCTTGAATATATATTCTAATGATCCAAAActcaaaaatataaaagaaatgtGTTGGTATGCCTCAGAATGAGGAAAGTTAACTGACCCAGTGCGTGACTGCCCTATCTTGTCACATATGTCCAGAATGAGGCCCCAGTCCTCAGCAGTGTTCATCTCACTGGTTGCTTTCTCTGCAGGAAAGAAGAACACCAACCGGCGTGAGAAGAAGTCTTTACAGCAAAAGCATATTTTTTCTGCATGACTGTATTTAGAGATGGGAAAGAAGAGACATGGGAATTCTGTAGAGGAGTAATAAAGCTACTGTAatcctacaaaaaaaaaaaaaagaatcactgTTGTAAACGGTCCGTGAGAATCCTCTTTTCATGATCATGTTTGGTATTGAGAAATCAAAACAACAAGATTACTATGTTCCTCTACACATAAGCATAAACATGATGAGATACAAAGGGCTGACAATATATGAGAAGTGCCCCATCAACACTACCGCACTACAGTGAACACAATCTAACAGCTCATGATCTGCGAAGACTTCACCTGAAGTTTATCTAAGGATCAGTGCATTTCAATCAGCAGTGGGTTCTATTTGCCACTTAAGAAttgtgtttttggggttttcctTCCAAATGAAATGGTTAGTCTTGCATCTACTCTGTGTGTTTGACTCCTCTGCTCTTGGAAGCAGCTTCATGTTTTACCAAGTACCACTTGTGCAATTTTGAGCAGATAAGGTGTTTAACAAGAACATTTTAGATTTAGATTAAACAGATGTTAAAATGCTTTGTCTGACAACATTTTAACATCTTCTTGAATGTTGTGCCAATAATATTTAGCCAATAATAAACATCAGCCAGTGGCATCACATAGCAATCAACAGCGCTGATATTTCAGGGTTGCAGTTGagctggagtctatcccagctgtcatagagcAAGAGTCTAAGTTAGCCCTGGACAGGGTCCCAGTCTATTACAGAGCTATTTAAGTGTATTCCAAGTATAAACATAGGAATAGAAATAAGATGTGTAAATAGCTGACATTGCTTTCTAACATGAGTCATCAGTTGCTGTTACTGGGAAGTAGAAGTAATAATTGGGAAGTAATAAGTacattaaaaagtgtttttttttgcttcttttgctCTTGACAAAAGAAGCATTAGAAAAATATGTCTATATACCCTAAACAAGATTGGAAGTATTAGAGAGGGACAGAAAGCCAAAATTCATTATCCTTGTTATGTGGCACCCAGTTTTATCTACCTGCCACACCTGACTGTGTTCAAACCATAAAGAACCTCTTTGAATGTTTGGAAGATCTGGAATCAcagatgtaaaaaacaaaaacaaacccttaaactaaagaaagaaactaAGAAAAACTGAAGTTATTTTATTCAGACCCTACATGGCTACACAACCATCCTCAGTGAGGCAGTTAGTCCTTTAACCAGAcaatctttgtgtttttatgagaCATTCCGTGAATTTTAGCAATCAAAGGAATGTTGTGAAGGAGAGCTTTTACCAAGTGAAAACCACTGCTAGAGCCAGTTCTGTTATCCAAGCCTTTACCAAATCTCACCTGGTCTAATGCAATTCTCTGTATATAGGATTGCCCAATTCCACGCTTTCCAGTTGGTTCAAAACGCAGCTGATTGACTCTTGTACAAAGAAAAGATAGCTCATCGCTCCTGTTTTAGTTGAACTGCATTGGCTATCTGTGAAGTTTCCAATAAATGAGTTTCacaacagatattttttttgtctgcaatTCACCAACTCATTATCCCAACAACTTCTCTCAGTGCCCCTTACTTGACTGAAAGCTAAAGGCAACCAGGCAAATGTGGTTACTGCCACTGGCTCTGGAATAATCTGCTTCCCCAAATAAGAATCTGATCAACAGCTGATGATTTAAATCAGCTCTAAAGATTTATTTACACTTGCTTTAATTAAGTCTGAGGTCCCTCATGGTTTGATCACACTCACTGCAAATGTCTTTTTTCCACCCGTTTTAGTTGACTAatgttttttattcttatttctgacgtttttttccacttattatttttcattatgttGACTGACTATGTGAgcctgtaaagcactttggctgCTGTCATGTCATACAAAACAGTATAGTGAAGTAACAGATGCTCACAACAGTAGTAAAAGCCAGGAACAGAAGAGCACGATCAGTTAAAGGCTGGATTGTTTTATCAAAATAGCATTTACTGCTGGATTTGGGCTTGAGGCTGTGTATGGGGCTGTGCAAGTGAACGGTGTTGTGTATTTTTCATCTATATGAAAACTACACGCTCTACATGAAAATTAGGTGGCTAACCACTCGACAAAGATCAAAGAGACGACAGGAAATACAGCGATACTCTGTGGTTTCCCATAGCTCCGCATCCTCTTTCACTTCCACTCACTGTGAGAGGTCAAGCACATAATTGTGGTTAGTTAACAGAAGATGGGATACATAAAGGTAGCCAGTGATATGGCTTGCTAACTCAATTCAGTGATCCGATGACAAGCCTGTGTCTCCGCCTTCATTAAGAGTTGGCCTGACTTAAATAATACACGTAATACATCTCGAGAATAACATCACCAGTTTAGGATGCTTTCGCCAAACGGTCACTTGCTGTTTGCTAGCTAAATATACACATAGGATAGGGGAGCAAGCTAGCCATCTATGCtcctcaaaaacaagcaaaacagaCATCAAAATTAATATCATGGGCTTCAGGTTGTCAGTTTACACAAACTACAGTATGTACCAAACGTTACCCATATACCAATAATATATATCCAGTGGCTAAGTGAAATGTTGCCCACAGCTGGAGAACACAAACAAAGCTGTTTGGTCACAGCTACTTAGCTAGCCTGCTAATAACAGCCTCCAGTTGTGATTACTCACCAACATCTTGGTCAAAGGGGTTAGTCGTGAAGAGAGGCATCGCTTGGTGTATAGACGACAACAGATTTCGCCTTTCCCAGatattttctttccctcttttttcttatttcataCAATACAAATGCATAGTAACGACAACCTAATGGGTATCAAAGGTAGCTAACTGATTCTTTTCTACACAGTCACTCCTTCGCCAGACGGCAACAAGCAGGGCATTCTGGGTAATCGAAGGAGCCCTCACTGTATTTAATAAACGGTTATAAGCTTCTACAGTTTAACACTCCCTGTGTTACTACTGCTCATCCCTGTGTGCTGTCTGCAAACTAGAGAGAATGAATCATAAGTCACCAATTGTCCTTGgcatagaaaaaaataacatgtcATCGTCAGGTGATGTCGATCACGTGACAAAATGTGACTGTGAGGCTGCAGCGCGTGAAAATGAGTAACACATAAAGACTTTAATCTTGTAGTTAAGAGGATTTGTGTGGCGTAAGTGAAGCAATAAATGAGTAATTACTAATTTAAGTAATTAACAGTGGTCTAAACTAAACTACATTAACCAATATGTAATTCTAGCACAGATGACATTAACTGCTTGATGTCTACAAACCTTTTAAAATTGAACAGAGACAAGAAAGAAATATTTGAGATATTTATCCAGTTATATTATTGGATATATTAACAGTTTAAAGCAGCGGCATCCAGAATCCctacacagaaacagaaatttTATCAAATTACCCCAATATTGAAGTCTTCACTGGGTCCTGGTTCCACCCAGGATTACGTTTAAAATCTCTGTTAGTTCATACAACTCTCAGTGGTTTGCTCTTCAAGTACATCTCTGACTTGCTCAGTAAGACCAAGTGGACCTCTCTAGAGAGGTGCAAATCTTTTAAACTATTCCCTGAGTTGGACCTAAATGCGCTGAGGGTGCTTTGCATCACTGTTGTCTTGTCCTTTGGACCAAGATGCCTAAAGTCAACACACAACGTTAAAGTTCTGTTTAGTTGATAATTAGTTGTTAATTGCTTTAGGACATTACcgagatacagtttaaaaatgtttttataatgtaTGGAAAGCACACTGAGTTTAATTaaaagtgtatatatatatgtatatatataaataaaattggcaCCAATATTAGCATATATATAATTCAagtatatttttgaaaaaattatacattttaagAATTTTGTTAGTGCTTAGAACAAGTATGTAATCTTAAAAAAGGTATTATTGTcagcatttattattttatgcatttttcactttttagaCAAAGCATAcatatcaaacaaacaaacaaacaaacaaacaaacaaacaaacaaacaaacaaaccccaaaacatacaaATCTACTTTAGTACATCTGAAATTTTCTATCTTTCGAAAGACTGACTATTACATTATATAAATCCATTATTTAGTCAATGTGTTGTAATTGTCAATTTATAATATTAgcatgttattattatattattaatacAATAGTATGTAGGTTTAGGCAGCATCAGTGATGTTCACACACTCTGTCTAGAGTGTGTGAAATATGTAAGTTTAGCTGTAGTTTAGattttttgtaatattttgcTACTTTTTCTCAAAGTACTGATGCTATACTGTTATACACTCGTTTTAttgaagacaaaataaaaatgcaaataagacATAAATAGCAGATTAGCAGtaatatttgaaatttaaagtCTCTATTTTCCTTCAGTTTTTATGTGTAAACACTTGGCATTTCATGCTAACCAGTCTGCACACATTTACTGAAATATTTTATGGACAACAGTCAGTGATTCCACACaaattttttccccattttattGTGTTAAGCATTCTGACCCGATCCATCGGAATGTGGTGATTGAATGAACTCACAGATGAACCTTAAACTGGATTAAACATTGCTATTCAGTCCATAAgatcaacaaaaaaaattgattaTACAAATTATAATGTTTCGCATATTGCATTTGGCATAATGAAGAAATCATTTGATAATGGATACATTACAAACCATGTGCATATGGATCATGTATATATCAGATTAAGATAATACTGGCAGGTCAAAGTCCAAGAAATACAGTCCTTTGTGAGGCAGCAACACTGCTCACATCAGCAATCAATTCTCCCCCAACCTCcaaaaaagcactgaaaaaaTTTActctacttttctttctttttgttaggTTACAGGTATTTATTGGGCAATGATGACAAGTGGTTGCTCACCATGTTTGTGGGAACTTGCTTGTAAACAAATGATAATTCTATGATTCTGTGGAGTATTTTATCGGATACAAAGATTTGAAGTATACTCTGACAGTTTAAATGTGTAAAGACTGAGTAACTGAACAAATCAAACAATATCAAATTCAGTTCCAACCAACTAATTGTCATTTGTAAAATATTATTTACAGATACACATGTACAACTGTGGCTGCATCAGCCTAAATAAATGAAGATGCTCATATTTTTTCAGTACAAAATCTAAATTAATACAACAGTGGAATGGCTCTGTGTTTGCTCTGCCTTTTGCATGGTATTATGTTGTAAAGTGCctttaaagacaaataaaagtcTAAGTGTCAGTGATGCTCCACTGGGCTGGCTTTATCAGAGTCTTCTAGTCACGTAGCGCTCCTCCGCATGGCCCTCGTTATAGTGACCTCTTCAACCTCTTCACCTTTCTCCTGAAAGGAGACTGATCACTACTTCTTAGATGGATGCTATAAAACTGGAACTTTCACtgtaaagagaacaaaaaaaatacaacacattTTGTAtctgtatctctgtgtgtgcgccCAAGatgttgcatttaaagttatagCTCTCACAGTGACAATTTGAGGCTTTATTGTATGAAAAAGCAGCTATTAATGATGACTAAGCTCCACTTAGCAGGGGATGTTCACTGTTACAGTGCATCCGGACAGCATTCACAGTGCTTtacttgttccacattttgttACAGCCTTATTACAAAATTCCAAAATAGATTAAattctttctttgtgtgtgtatatgtctctgtgtgtatatctatataactacaaaataaactagactgtttatttttcttttgaaaaacttaataaaatatattaaggTGATCTTGAATGAGTCCAATTTGAACAGGGGATCATAATTACTGGATCTGTTTAGATAAACAAAACTGCATCAGTCTACAAAAGAACAGCGTAAATGAATGTAGTATAATTTTTTAAGACATTACACATTtgtgacacattttaaaaatatacatttggAGTTGAATAAACAAACTTGGTCGTCATATGGgctttgtttccaaaaacacaaattaaGCAACTATGGAAATACACACAAATAGGAAATTTAAAAGTCCAATATGAAGAAGGTACTAACTGTCAAAGGCATGTTCACAGATGAAACCAATGCGGTCAGTGCAGTAAAAGTCATTCCAGTTGGCCTCATGGATAAGG
It includes:
- the stam gene encoding signal transducing adapter molecule 1, coding for MPLFTTNPFDQDVEKATSEMNTAEDWGLILDICDKIGQSRTGPKECLRSIMRRVNHKDPHVAMQALTLLGACVSNCGKIFHLEVCSREFASEVSNVLNKGHPKVCEKLKALMVEWAEDFRNDPQLSLISAMIKNLREQGVTFPAVGSQAAEQAKASPALVAKDPSTSTNKKEEEDLAKAIELSLKEQRQQPQTSMSSLYPNTSTLLSSHKSDGRKVRAIYDFEAAEDNELTFKSGEIITILDDSDPNWWKGETYQGVGLFPSNFVTADLTAEPEMMKTEKKTVQFSEDIQVETIEPEQEPVYIDEDKMDQLLQMIQSADPTDNQSDSVELLQLEGACNQMGPLIDQKLEDIDRKHSELSELNVKVMEALSLYAKLMNEDPVYAMYAKLQSQQYYMQQPASAAQQVYPGQPASGSYAMSSAGVQGYTVPMEQLPPGTPIPGQPVPSDVHMYMGQPPVYTAAPGGMAPADVQSYQNPASNPGPAPCTTPAGMTQTANYSAASGVSIAPSTDVPQAPFSEKALL